A DNA window from Amycolatopsis sp. DSM 110486 contains the following coding sequences:
- a CDS encoding amino acid ABC transporter permease, which translates to MDGLKQIWDTFFDLDLIGSTLPTLLKEGLLNTLFLTVLASAIGLVVGIFLASGLMSRFRVLRLPCRWYVDILRGLPHILSIYLIGQGLPLAGLTMFGNWTYGYAALAIGLMEGAYMAEIFRSGFQSVDKGIVEASRSLGMSHTKTMRLIVIPIGFRRVLPALTGQFILVIKSTALVYLLGLAAGQREMFAIAQDTSTNNASLSPLVAAGLFYLAITVPLTYVVNKWDKRMREGRPAEATAPAAVRTEEALV; encoded by the coding sequence ATGGACGGTCTGAAACAAATCTGGGACACGTTCTTCGACCTCGACCTCATCGGCAGCACGCTCCCCACGCTGCTGAAGGAGGGGCTGCTGAACACGCTGTTCCTCACCGTGCTCGCGAGCGCGATCGGCCTCGTGGTCGGCATCTTCCTCGCCAGCGGCCTGATGTCGCGCTTCCGGGTGCTGCGCCTGCCGTGCCGCTGGTACGTCGACATCCTGCGCGGCCTGCCCCACATCCTGAGCATCTACCTCATCGGCCAGGGCCTGCCGCTGGCCGGGCTCACGATGTTCGGCAACTGGACGTACGGCTACGCGGCGCTCGCGATCGGGCTCATGGAAGGCGCTTACATGGCGGAGATCTTCCGCTCGGGCTTCCAGAGCGTCGACAAGGGCATCGTCGAAGCGTCGCGCAGCCTCGGGATGTCGCACACGAAGACCATGCGGCTCATCGTGATCCCGATCGGTTTCCGCCGCGTGCTGCCGGCGCTCACCGGCCAGTTCATCCTGGTCATCAAGAGCACGGCGCTGGTCTACCTGCTCGGCCTCGCCGCCGGGCAGCGGGAGATGTTCGCGATCGCCCAGGACACGTCCACCAACAACGCTTCGCTTTCGCCGCTGGTCGCCGCTGGCCTGTTCTACCTCGCGATCACGGTGCCGCTCACCTACGTGGTGAACAAGTGGGACAAGCGGATGCGCGAAGGCCGGCCCGCCGAGGCGACCGCGCCGGCGGCCGTGCGCACCGAGGAGGCACTGGTATGA
- a CDS encoding amino acid ABC transporter ATP-binding protein, with product MTQASTAATASSSTARTTGTTVRYEHIDKTFGNTPVLHDIVLEAPGGTTTCIIGPSGSGKSTLLRCTNLLEIPTAGRIFIGDQAITDKGADVDRIRTRVGMVFQNFHLFPHHTVLDNVTLAQQQVLGVSRDEAVETARANLAAVGLAAYENRRPSQLSGGQQQRVAIARSLAMNPEVMLFDEATSALDPELVKGVLAVMRDLASRGMTMIVVTHEMRFAREVAEQVVFLDQGRLVEAAHPTEFFESPRSDRLRSFLDEVL from the coding sequence ATGACGCAGGCGAGCACCGCGGCGACAGCTTCGTCGTCGACCGCCCGAACCACCGGGACGACCGTCCGCTACGAACACATCGACAAGACCTTCGGCAACACCCCGGTGCTGCACGACATCGTGCTCGAAGCCCCGGGCGGCACCACGACGTGCATCATCGGCCCGTCAGGCTCTGGCAAGTCGACGCTGCTGCGCTGCACCAACCTGCTGGAGATCCCGACAGCCGGGCGCATCTTCATCGGCGACCAGGCCATCACCGACAAGGGCGCCGACGTCGACCGCATCCGCACCCGCGTCGGCATGGTGTTCCAGAACTTCCACCTGTTCCCGCACCACACGGTGCTCGACAACGTGACGCTCGCCCAGCAGCAGGTGCTCGGCGTGTCTCGCGACGAAGCTGTGGAGACCGCGCGGGCGAACCTTGCGGCGGTCGGGCTCGCGGCGTACGAGAACCGCCGGCCCTCCCAGCTCTCGGGCGGCCAGCAGCAGCGCGTGGCCATCGCGCGGTCGCTGGCGATGAACCCCGAGGTGATGTTGTTCGACGAAGCGACGTCCGCACTCGACCCCGAGCTCGTGAAAGGCGTGCTCGCCGTGATGCGCGACCTGGCTTCCCGCGGCATGACGATGATCGTGGTGACGCACGAGATGCGCTTCGCCCGTGAGGTCGCCGAGCAGGTCGTGTTCCTCGACCAAGGACGGCTCGTGGAAGCCGCCCACCCCACCGAGTTCTTCGAGTCCCCCCGCAGTGACCGGCTCCGGTCCTTCCTCGACGAGGTGCTCTGA